GGTTCGTTGCTTGTGCCTTTACTCTGTAAACTTCGTTATCCTTCTGCCGCTTGGTATCTGCGGTCAATCTGGACGGCAGATCCGCTCTTGTGCTGGCACCTGCTGTCGCGGTCCGAGATAGGCGCGGGCGAAACTGACGACGAGCCAGGTGACAAACATGAGGGGTAGGGCGGGACAAAAAAGAACCGGCCGCAAACCCTTGTTTCGCTTGGGTTTGCGGCCGGTTTGTTGAGTGCGCGTTACTGGACTTGAACTAGTGACCCCCACAATGTCAATGTAGAAGAGGGTTTCCGAGCCACTTCCAGCCACATCGGGACATTGCCCGCCGTATCGCGTTATTTACTGCGATTTATAGCGTTTCGTAATGGTTCCCCTCTCGATTCACTCCGTCGGACCTCGTCACGCCGAGACACGTCGAGCATAATTCGGTGACAAACGGAGTGACAAACAAAAACGGAGGGCGGCACACCATGGCGACGCTGAAAAAGGTGGTCACTACGCATTGGGAGGACCGAACCGGAACGCGGGTGAAGCCCGGCACGCCCGGGGCCAAGAAGGTGCGGGTGGAGTCTGCGAAGTGGTACGTCGTCTACAAACACGAGGGGAAGCTGAACCGCGTGCCCGCGTACACCGACAAGGCCGCTTCTCAGAAGAAGCTGGCCGACATCGTGGCCGCCCTGGAGCGCGGGGACGCCAAGCTGACCGACCCGTTCAAGATCCACCTCGACCGGCCGCTCAGGGAGCACATCGGCGACTACCTCGAAGACGTCCGCCACGGTGGCACCTCCACCCAGTACCACGGCGCGGTGGCCGCCCGCCTTGCTCGCACCTTCGACGGCATCGGGGCGAAGACCCTCCGCGACGTGACGGCGGACAAGCTCAAGGCGTTCTTCCGGACGATGACCGACGCCCGCGTGAAGGAGGGGAGCGACCCGGTCCCCGTCAGCGTGACGACCAAGAGCGACCACCGGGCGGCGGTGTACACGTTCTTCCAGTGGCTCCGAAAGGGCCAGCGGCACCCCGAGAACGTCGTCGAGCGCGTCCCCCGTGCCGAGCCCCCAAAGGGTGAGCCGGTAGCCGCGCGCAAGCGGCGGGCACTCAAGACGGCCGACCTGCGGACCCTGATCCGCACGGCTGGCTCGTACCCGGTCGAATCGAGGAAGCTGAACCGCGGCGGCCGACCGAAGAGCGACGGCTCCCCACGTGCGGCGAGCACCACCAAGATGAAACCGGAAACAGTCGCCAAACTGGAGGAGCAGGGACGCGAGCGGCGGATGATGTACCTTCTGGCCACGTTCACCGGGTTGAGGCGGGGCGAGCTGTCGCGGGTGCAGGTGAAAGAGGTGAAGCTGAAGAAGGGGGTGATCGACCTGCCGGGGCTCAAGACGAAGAACGGCCGTCGGGCCGTCATCCCACTCGTGAAGAGATTGGTCACCGAGTTGAAGGCGTGGGTTGCCGAAAAGGACAGCGAAGCGCCGCTGATCGCCATTCCGGACCGGCACAACCTCCGACGGCCGCACCTGGCCCACCTCAAGATGGCGAACATCCCGTACCAAACGGACAAAGGCCATGCCGACTGGCACAGCCTCCGCAAGACGGTGAACACGTTCCTCCGCCGGCGAGAAGTCCCGCTCCGACAGCGGCAGCGGTTCCTGCGGCACTCGGCGGCCGATCTCGCCACACAGCGATACGACGACGAACGCACCGGCGACATGGCCGATGTGGTCCGGGAGCTGAGCCGCCTGTGGCGATTCGTGGTCGGCGGCGAGGCAGAGAGCAAGGACGCCCCATCCGATGCCGTGTGATGCTGTTCACGCCAGCCACAGTTTCGGCTGGCTGAACAATTTCTCCACGGCTGCTCGTTGAAAGCATGCCCGCTTCCGGATCTTCACCTCGCCAAGCGGGTTCTGCTTCTTCGCCCGCCAGATCGACCGCCACCGGTCGAGGGTGCGGGAGGAACAGCGGAGTATCGCGCAGGTCTCGGCTTTGGTCAGGAGCGTTTCAGTCACGGTGTCCCCAGGTGTGAGTTCGGTGAACGGTCAATTCGCGCTCGGCTCGGGCACCCACCCCGCAAGCCCGTCGCGGTAGGCCAT
The Gemmata palustris DNA segment above includes these coding regions:
- a CDS encoding tyrosine-type recombinase/integrase — its product is MATLKKVVTTHWEDRTGTRVKPGTPGAKKVRVESAKWYVVYKHEGKLNRVPAYTDKAASQKKLADIVAALERGDAKLTDPFKIHLDRPLREHIGDYLEDVRHGGTSTQYHGAVAARLARTFDGIGAKTLRDVTADKLKAFFRTMTDARVKEGSDPVPVSVTTKSDHRAAVYTFFQWLRKGQRHPENVVERVPRAEPPKGEPVAARKRRALKTADLRTLIRTAGSYPVESRKLNRGGRPKSDGSPRAASTTKMKPETVAKLEEQGRERRMMYLLATFTGLRRGELSRVQVKEVKLKKGVIDLPGLKTKNGRRAVIPLVKRLVTELKAWVAEKDSEAPLIAIPDRHNLRRPHLAHLKMANIPYQTDKGHADWHSLRKTVNTFLRRREVPLRQRQRFLRHSAADLATQRYDDERTGDMADVVRELSRLWRFVVGGEAESKDAPSDAV